The following is a genomic window from Paenibacillus sp. FSL R5-0766.
CGATATAACTGACGATGCTGAAATGCGTCAGTTCAACATAGACAACACGATTCAAAATGGTTTGGATGCAAATATGGACATGGTTGCGGATGCAGAAACAATGGATATCGCTTCCACGGATATCGCACCTATGGACATGAATGATGTGATTCGTGCTGCTGGAGCAGGTGATTTTGCCAATTGCAAAAAATCCGGCAATGAGTTTGTCTGTGATTTCAAGAAGGTACTTGTAAATCAACAAAATGCAAACGGTAACAAAGTGTTCGTTGAAGCGGGTGGCAAGCTCACCTTGATTGCACCCAAAGTTACGGGGAAATACGGATTTTGGGGAAAATACGATCTGAAATTTACTGCTGGTGAGAAAGCCAACATCTATATCAAAGGTGATGCCAAGTTCAAAAAAGAAGTCAAAGTTCCAATCATGGGCTTCAACATTGGTGCTGGCAATCTCGGAGCCGTATCAGTCGGCGTTTTTCTGGTCATTGGTATTGACGGCAACGTCACCTTTGAATTTCAGGTCGATCAGGGATACACGGTTACCGCGGGAGTCAAAGGGAAAACACGTGTCTTTATTCCCGTGAAGATCCAGCCTTACAGCAGTGTGAACAGATATCTTACGGTTACTCATAAAATTGAGGGACAGATCACAGCTTGGGCAGGAGCCAAAGCGGAAGTCGGTCTGAAAATTGCCGGCAAAAAAATACTTGAGGTAAGTGTTTTTGCCGGCATTGAAGGCACAGGGAAATGGACAAGCAGCAATAATGTACCCAGTACCATGTCTCTAAAGATTGATGCTCTCGTCAAAGGAGAAGGAGCTGTATTTAATAAGTCCTTCAAACTCTTCGAGCTGCGCTGGAATTTGGTGAATCTGGTGAAAACCCCTACCAATCCGGGAACCGGACAGAACCTGGCACGAAATGCTGCCATAACGGTAACTTCCACCTATCCCGGGTATTCAGCAGCCCGAATCAATGACGGAGATCGTAACACGGCCTTGGGGGAAAGTTATAGTTGGGCCAATAACCGTAATTCCTCACTTCCCCAATATGTCGTCATTGATTTGCCGGCATCGAGTTCAATCCAGCGAATTGATCTGTATACCACCCAGGGATACCCGCTTGCCAATTATGATCTGCAATACTGGAGTGGCTCAAATTGGGTGAATCTTGTACAGATTACAGGCAATCAAGAGTTAACGCGTTCACACACATTTTCAGCAGTCAGTACTTCCAAGATCCGTGTCGTAGCGAGTAAAGGTCCTTCCCATCAGCCAACCTATGTGCGAATCAATGAGCTTGAAATTTATTAAAGCAAGCGAAAAACAGCCTCAGATTCCTTGTGACATACAGGAAACTGAGGCTGTTTTTTTATCAGTCTTTTATTGTACCGATACCGGCTCAACAACGTTCGGAATCTCCGGCAGACGCTGTTTACGATCCATTACCAAACTTACGAATAACCCCACTAACCCCAATGCGGCAATAACTGCGGCATACAAAGGCACTGAGATAAGTCCCGTATGCGTTATTGCATACCCACCCATATAGGCACCAGCGGCATTTCCCAGGTTAAATGCCGAATGACTTGAGGTTGTCGCAAGTAGCGGTGCTTCAAGAGTCATATTCATAATCCGAATCTGAAGTCCCGGCATAATACCAAAAGCGGCAACCCCCCAGAAAAATATCGTGATCACTGCCAGATACGGATTCTCCAGCGTCAGCGTGAGCACTGCCAGAAGAACAGCAAGGATACCAAAGTTGACGATTAACGAAGGCATCAGCTTCCAGTCTGCCAGTCGGCCGCCAACCAAATTGCCCAAGGTTACACCGAAGCCAAACAACACCAGAATCCAGGTCACACTTTGCTCCGCAAAGCCGCTAATATCCACAAGCATCGGCGTAATATAGGTGAAGACTGTGAACAAGCTTCCGCACCCCAACGCCCCAATAAGCAGAACCAGCAACACTTGGGGACGAACCAGATTCCGGAATTGCTGTCCCAGGTTCGCTGGTGCTCCTTGCGGGAGGACGGGAATGAAACGAATGATACCAATCAACGAAACGATGCCCAAGATCGTAATCGCCCCGAAGGATGATCTCCACCCAAGCTGTTGCCCGATAAACGTACCAAATGGAACGCCAATGATGTTGGCAATCGTAAGCCCTGCGAGAACAACCGATACCGCTCCTGCCCTTCTCTCGGGTGCAACAAGCCGCGTCGCCATGATTGAACCTACACCCAGGAACGTACCATGGGCAAATGCCGTTAAGATCCGTGCTGAGATTAACAACCCATAGGTGGGAGCAATGACAGACAATGCGTTCCCGATAACGAAAATGCACATCAGCAGCACCAGCAGTTTTTTCTGCGGAATCTTGTGTGTAAATACGGTCAAAATCGGCGCACCTACCGCTACACCAAGTGCATATCCCGTAATGAGTTGTCCTGCCTGTGGAATACTTACATTCAGGTCTGTTGCCACATTAGGCAGTAAGCCCATAATAATAAATTCAGTCATACCAATCGCAAAAGCCCCAATCGTCAGACATAAAAGGGATAATGGAAACGCCCCTCGTTTACCTGACTGTGAAGCCTGTGGTTGTAATGTGTGTCCAGTCGTGCTCATAGATGTTCTCTTCTCCTGTCTCTTAATCAACGATTTTCTGTCGCCTTCAACCATAAGGCATCTGTTAGTTGTTCGAACGTTTCACGCATGGCCAGCTTGTCCCGCCAGTGTGCTGGAATACCACTCAGTCCATAATAAGCACCTGCGATCTGCCCATACACCGCGCCCGTAGTGTCCGCATCATCACCCAGATTAACAGCTAACAACGCACCTTCTTCAAAGCTCGATGACTTATGGAACGCCCATAGTGCTGCCTCAAGTGAACGAACCACATAGCCACTGCCCTTAATTTCCGGTGGTTCTTTGCTCTGATAGGAACCCATAACAACCTCTTCAATAGCGGGCGAAAAAGCAGGTTCTTCCCTCCACTGTCTGCATGTCTCCGGCATCAGCATGACGCTCTTGTCCGCTCCGCGCAGACCAGCAACAATTATTGCGGCTAGCACTTCACATGCTTCCACACTTTCCGTTGCAGCATGTGTTGTCCGGGAGCTCAGCCCGGCATAATGAACTGCCTCTTGCGGACAATTGGCATAAGCCATCGCAACAGGTGCAAGCCTCATAATAGAGCCATTGCCCGCCGTCATCGGGTCCGTTGATCCGCTGTAGGCTTCTCCGGTTATCTCAAACCTCTCCAAGGCACTTCGCGTGGCCCCGCCGATATCAAAGCAATCGCCTGTGCTGCTCATATACCCGACCTTGTACCAATTGGTGTATCTGCGCATCTGATCTGCAGGATCAAAGTCTGCCTTGCGTACCAGACTTTCTGCCAGGCACAGAGCCATCGACGTATCATCTGTCCACTGCCCTGCCTCCAGACCGAATACGCCGCCACCCACGATATCCGTTACGGGTTCAAATGCGCCCGGGCTACTGAATTCCACGGTAGTCCCCAACGCATCACCCGCTGCAAGCCCGATGAAGCAGCCCTTAAAACGGTCCTTTTGCAACATGCTTGTCTTCCTCCCTTACTCCATATACTTTCAGAATCTTTCTTCCATTTTCCCACAGGGCCTGATCTGGCGTAAAGCTAATAAAATCCAATACATTCAGCTCCATTTCTTCTATTATAAAAGTGTCGAAAGCTGTTGAACGGCCAGATGATCAAATTTTCATAAAAAAAGTTTTATTTTTTTAAGCTGTAAAAACAGTTTATTCAGTACACCGCTTACATGCAAAAGGGTTAACGGTTTGCAACGTTCATAATTTTCTGAAAACAAATCATACATGTGAAAATTTTCAATGTAAACAATCATGACGCACTTGACCCTTTGGTTTGTCCTATGTTACGGTTTTATTAGCTTCAAACGCATATTTTTTCCCAAATTAATATTCATTTTCGGTTTATTGTGTCAACTAATATCCCGCAGGTTAATGAATACAGGGAATGAATTTGCAGAAAATTTTCATTATTATCCCCAAACTAATTCTGAAACAGGAGGAACAAATTTATGATTAAGGCACTGGTGTTTGATTTCGACGGAACGATTATTGATACAGAGACAGCATGGTATATTGCTTTTCGCGATGCTTACAAGGAACACGGCGTAGATTTAACCCTGGAGATGTATTCACAATGCATCGGTACCAGTCTGAAAACATTTAATCCATATGAGTACCTCATCACAGATTTGAATCTTCCGATCGATCGGGAAGCGTTCAGGGAATCCGTTCAGTTGCAGCACGCTGCATTGATGAACAAAGAGGTGGTTCGTCCTGGCATTCAGAACTATCTTGATGAAGCGCGTAAAGCTGGGCTAAAACTCGCTGTAGCCTCCAGCTCCAAACGGGAGTGGGTTGAACAGCATCTGGAACAACTGAAACTGAAAGATTATTTTGAAGTTATCCGTACGGCAGATGATGTTGCAAATGTGAAGCCTGATCCGGAACTCTACAATCAAGCGCTTGAAGCCCTTGGAGTAACTGCAGACGAAGCCGTAGCGATTGAGGATTCACCTAACGGCGCGCGTGCAGCTGCTGCGGCTGGTATGCACTGCGTAGTCATCTCGAATACCATCACAGGAACACTGGAATTCGATATGCCTCACCAACGGCTGTCTTGCTTGACTGACCTTACATTTAACGATTTGATTTCGAAGCCACTCGTCACTACCGTCTAAGGTCTGCACGAATTTCGCGATTTAATCCTTAAAGGGGGAGTTCATACATGAAAGCTGTACATTTTGGTGCGGGCAATATAGGCCGCGGTTTTATCGGTCATATGTTGTCCGCTTCCAACTACGAAGTCTGCTTTGTCGCACGTAACCCGAAGAAAATCTCCATGCTTCAAGAGAGACAGGAATATCCGATTACACTTGCCAATAGCGATCGGGACACTACGATTGTCAACAACGTGACGGCGATCAATGTGAATGAGCAGAATCTGGTTGCTGAAGAGATTGCTTCAGCCGATGTGATCACAACCGCGGTGGGTGTATCTGCACTCGGAGATATCGCCGAACCTATCGCCAAAGGCATTCAACTTCGCATGAAAAACAATAATCAGGCTCCACTGCATATTATCGCTTGCGAAAATGCCATCGGTGGCAGCACCAGGCTGAAGAAACGCATCTATCCTTTTCTGGATGAACAAACTCGCAAAAAAGCCGAACGTTATGTTTCTTTCCCCAATGCAGCTGTGGACCGGATTGTTCCGGCTCAAAACCACAAAGACCCGCTGCAGGTCACTGTTGAACCTTTTTACGAATGGGTCGTTCATCGTCCAGCACTTCTGGATGGATTTAAGAAAATAGATGGCGTCCACTATGTGGATTCGCTTGAACCTTATATCGAGCGTAAAATGTTTACGGTCAATACAGGCCATTGTGTCGCCGCATACTTCGGCTATCTCGAAGGATTCAAGACCATTCGACAGGTCATGAGTAACTCTACCCTTCGGGCCAAGGTCCGCCATGTTATGGAAGAGACGGGTCAGATGCTCATCCAGAAGCATGGATTCAACGCACAG
Proteins encoded in this region:
- a CDS encoding ADP-ribosylglycohydrolase family protein, encoding MLQKDRFKGCFIGLAAGDALGTTVEFSSPGAFEPVTDIVGGGVFGLEAGQWTDDTSMALCLAESLVRKADFDPADQMRRYTNWYKVGYMSSTGDCFDIGGATRSALERFEITGEAYSGSTDPMTAGNGSIMRLAPVAMAYANCPQEAVHYAGLSSRTTHAATESVEACEVLAAIIVAGLRGADKSVMLMPETCRQWREEPAFSPAIEEVVMGSYQSKEPPEIKGSGYVVRSLEAALWAFHKSSSFEEGALLAVNLGDDADTTGAVYGQIAGAYYGLSGIPAHWRDKLAMRETFEQLTDALWLKATENR
- a CDS encoding MFS transporter, giving the protein MSTTGHTLQPQASQSGKRGAFPLSLLCLTIGAFAIGMTEFIIMGLLPNVATDLNVSIPQAGQLITGYALGVAVGAPILTVFTHKIPQKKLLVLLMCIFVIGNALSVIAPTYGLLISARILTAFAHGTFLGVGSIMATRLVAPERRAGAVSVVLAGLTIANIIGVPFGTFIGQQLGWRSSFGAITILGIVSLIGIIRFIPVLPQGAPANLGQQFRNLVRPQVLLVLLIGALGCGSLFTVFTYITPMLVDISGFAEQSVTWILVLFGFGVTLGNLVGGRLADWKLMPSLIVNFGILAVLLAVLTLTLENPYLAVITIFFWGVAAFGIMPGLQIRIMNMTLEAPLLATTSSHSAFNLGNAAGAYMGGYAITHTGLISVPLYAAVIAALGLVGLFVSLVMDRKQRLPEIPNVVEPVSVQ
- a CDS encoding mannitol-1-phosphate 5-dehydrogenase → MKAVHFGAGNIGRGFIGHMLSASNYEVCFVARNPKKISMLQERQEYPITLANSDRDTTIVNNVTAINVNEQNLVAEEIASADVITTAVGVSALGDIAEPIAKGIQLRMKNNNQAPLHIIACENAIGGSTRLKKRIYPFLDEQTRKKAERYVSFPNAAVDRIVPAQNHKDPLQVTVEPFYEWVVHRPALLDGFKKIDGVHYVDSLEPYIERKMFTVNTGHCVAAYFGYLEGFKTIRQVMSNSTLRAKVRHVMEETGQMLIQKHGFNAQKHNKYIDTILERFANPNLTDQVTRVGRSPLRKLSPHDRLVRPALQASEFGIEIPHLTSAMAAAMLFNDKRDEEAMKLQHMIREDGVSTFIRERMGIPDEHPVHQNVIARYQELRGRKESTILT
- a CDS encoding HAD-IA family hydrolase; its protein translation is MIKALVFDFDGTIIDTETAWYIAFRDAYKEHGVDLTLEMYSQCIGTSLKTFNPYEYLITDLNLPIDREAFRESVQLQHAALMNKEVVRPGIQNYLDEARKAGLKLAVASSSKREWVEQHLEQLKLKDYFEVIRTADDVANVKPDPELYNQALEALGVTADEAVAIEDSPNGARAAAAAGMHCVVISNTITGTLEFDMPHQRLSCLTDLTFNDLISKPLVTTV